TTATTTCTTAGAGAGTCATCAACATGATATGGCTTTATATTTTTGGTATGATTCATTACCTCATGAGCCAGCAGCATTTCCTCATTTGTGTCCACCATTGACTGAAGTGGGGAACATGCTTTTATACAATCAGCTGGAGGTTCATCATTAAATTGATGACCAAGAGATGCTTCTTCCCTATACTCTACACAATCCGAGGCTATAGAAGTTCCAGATTCAGCATATGATTTACAATTTGCAGTTATTTCGTCCTGTTGGTGTGCTTCTTGTAAAGTTTGTGTCACAGGGCCTGCAGAACATATGCTAAGCAATAAACCACATTCTTCACAATAGTCACCTTGTCTATCCACATCCATAACCTTGAAAACGTTCCCGCACCTGGTGCAAGTAGCCATTTCACCATATCCAACATGAGAACTGTTTGTACCAGAAGTCTGACTAGCTGCCCAACCCTTTTCCATGTCAATGTCCTGTCTATCACTTTCCACAAATTTTGTAGTCTCCTCATGACTGGTTTCTTCATTCAATTCATCCAATTtatcaaacataaatatatcaCCATGAACTTGATGGTTATCATCCCATTCACTAATCTGATCATGCTGCTCTTGGTCGTTATCCACATATGGGCCGAAACTGGCACTATGCTCAGAGCTTGCATTGCTGCTAGTTGTCATATAAGAATTATGAGAAAACATAGGCCGCTGCACAACATTTCCTTTGCCAGCATTAAATGTCGTAGTAGGGACACTTGATAGCAGTGGCCGGAACATATTATTGGGAGCTTTGCGATGATCCTAGAAAGGAAAGATCACATTTCTCATCGTAAGTGCAACTTGACAAAAATCAAGAACAAGTTGAACAATAAGAAAGATTGCAGTATACTAGCTGCATATGCAAGTATTTTTAGCAGATGAAGATATATTTATCGAGTGAAATGGAATGGTTAGAGCAAGTAATTAACAATGCTAAAGGGAATGAATATACATttcataattttaaaaaatggtcATGGTCATAATACAAGTAAAAGAACAAGCAACTCTACCAAAAGAATATTCAAATATGTAATTCATGATACCATACATCGAAAACGTTTGGGCACTAGATAAAAGCAATATAACCAAAAAATATGCAGGAATATTAAAAGCAAATTATTAAAAGGATATACAATAGCTAAGAAAGAAAGAGACAAATCAGATTAACTGCACAATTATTAAAAGCAAATTTTCTAAACTGATTTACCAATTGGACACAAGAGGCTCAGGTACTATTTCAGTAAGGTGGAGGTAATCTATCATCATAacagaaaacaaaacaatgcTTACCATCAACCAAACTGCAGAATCAAATGACCGCTTTGGGACAGAACTAGTGGAAAAAGTTGTGGACGGCTTCTTTGATGAAGCAATAGTTCTGGTCTTCATCATAGACAAGCTCTTTTTTACAGCTGGGCTGGTGGAATAGGCAACTGGTAGAGACTGCATGGAATCCAGATCATCTTCACCAGAAGATGTTGCAGAAGCTTTGCTATACGAGCTTAAACGATCTCGTTCAATACTATGAGATGAACTTGCTCTTCTAGATGGAGTAGGCGATAGTGATTGGCGTCTGCCTCTGGAACCCATGTCCCTTCCACTGataggaggagaaggggatccACCCCTTGAATGGGATAATGGATGATCTGGCAGAGAAGTTCGAAGATTTGCAGGTGCATCATGAGAAAATCCAGGAACATTTGAATGCCATCCTTGAAGTTTTGGTGAAGAAGATATGCGGTTAGTTTTAACTGGAGAAGGACCCCTTGTCCTATTTAACGCTGGGGTTGAACCAGTACTCATCCTCCTTGAGGCAGGACTAGGAGACCTCCGTGGAGGTGTTAATGTTGAGGCAGGACTTGGAGATCTCCGTGGAGGTGTTAATGTTTTTGCAGATGGAGGAGTTGAAGGTCTCCATGATGGTGTTGGTGGTTGCAATGCAAATGGTGGACTAGAGCGAGAAGCTGCACTAGAGGGTCTTGTCCTTGACATGGAGCGTGGTGATGGACTAAGCCTAATAGGGCTTGCACTGCTTCTACTAGACCTTTGAGTATTGTCCACCTGTGTATAAGTtacacaaaaataataataaaattgaTAGTTAGGATGCCACAAGGAGCAGTTTAGAACCCTAGCAGAGAGTATGCTGTACATAGGCACTCACTGTGGATGACCCCGAAATTCGTATGGGCTTACTCTTAGTTCTGCCCCTAGAATCCTGACCAGCAGActgttcttcttcatcatccaaTGAACGGAAAAGTGGGGTCTCTGGAGGAGTCAACAACCTGTATTAAAAACACAGATGGTAGTCAAGTCATTAGACACAAACAAGATTTAAATGCTGAATATAAGTATAAGTGTAGGTAGCATGAACAGGTCTAGTAATCTATCAATCAAACACAATTTGAGTAAGTTACACTACAGATGCATTGCAATTAAGGCAACCAAGTTATAGTCAGTGGTCGAGCCGTGCTGCTAATTCTTCTGAGGAATGATCCTCCAATAGCAAGAGTGACTAGTATCATAGTTATCCATACAAAACAGTTTATCAATAATAGGTCATTTTTAACATTCTTCAGACATGAGAACTAATCTTATTTGCTAAGTTAGCATTTTATGATGGTATTCCATCCCACTGTTTAAGCAAATTAGCATTTGACAGAGTAGAGAATAATAAATTTCACATAATGGGATTCTTGTCACATTGTCATATACTATATCACCA
This genomic window from Oryza sativa Japonica Group chromosome 12, ASM3414082v1 contains:
- the LOC4351861 gene encoding uncharacterized protein isoform X6, whose product is MMKKNSLLVRILGAELRVDNTQRSSRSSASPIRLSPSPRSMSRTRPSSAASRSSPPFALQPPTPSWRPSTPPSAKTLTPPRRSPSPASTLTPPRRSPSPASRRMSTGSTPALNRTRGPSPVKTNRISSSPKLQGWHSNVPGFSHDAPANLRTSLPDHPLSHSRGGSPSPPISGRDMGSRGRRQSLSPTPSRRASSSHSIERDRLSSYSKASATSSGEDDLDSMQSLPVAYSTSPAVKKSLSMMKTRTIASSKKPSTTFSTSSVPKRSFDSAVWLMDHRKAPNNMFRPLLSSVPTTTFNAGKGNVVQRPMFSHNSYMTTSSNASSEHSASFGPYVDNDQEQHDQISEWDDNHQVHGDIFMFDKLDELNEETSHEETTKFVESDRQDIDMEKGWAASQTSGTNSSHVGYGEMATCTRCGNVFKVMDVDRQGDYCEECGLLLSICSAGPVTQTLQEAHQQDEITANCKSYAESGTSIASDCVEYREEASLGHQFNDEPPADCIKACSPLQSMVDTNEEMLLAHEVSDNQQASAEHEHFRDQINSHSESLPQCLPELNRQHNDSISQTASGDNYQLGSTAYSSPKVENTDATGISVLLLQKSSSNKWPVVEGRTLSATNILCSEPYYTRDSISAMRRSFGRDSSSATSSIDLGSSRQSDVRFERLRSGKRGDFEKARMSSTMSHQSVASVSDMSISGSSASLCPQSDVIGDTCFPIDTLERSASRTTVSIEEHDSSCMDALSSGMECSSAVQPIINDEILVDLNTSGFHRLSETEDILIKNHNMEMVADNDHLSTNLCLSDIEMPSDALESSAAEESYIPKTEEDTSTKAHCYTISTLEHPSDENNFDDLQMQSEAVQSSNEENKSNGCCTLAVSEDDVLVSGTDTNIKELPNDESPEAVEGSRKEIQRCFTLEEATDTILLCSSIVHDLAYKAATIALDHEQERVHAEPTRPSVTIVGKSIPKEDGLLKLTHRRTPNRKVKRKRLEGETTITENAEKKDDISTDHSPVRSSSGITRTSESMKPPKLESKCNCIIM
- the LOC4351861 gene encoding uncharacterized protein isoform X5, whose product is MMKKNSLLVRILGAELRVDNTQRSSRSSASPIRLSPSPRSMSRTRPSSAASRSSPPFALQPPTPSWRPSTPPSAKTLTPPRRSPSPASTLTPPRRSPSPASRRMSTGSTPALNRTRGPSPVKTNRISSSPKLQGWHSNVPGFSHDAPANLRTSLPDHPLSHSRGGSPSPPISGRDMGSRGRRQSLSPTPSRRASSSHSIERDRLSSYSKASATSSGEDDLDSMQSLPVAYSTSPAVKKSLSMMKTRTIASSKKPSTTFSTSSVPKRSFDSAVWLMDHRKAPNNMFRPLLSSVPTTTFNAGKGNVVQRPMFSHNSYMTTSSNASSEHSASFGPYVDNDQEQHDQISEWDDNHQVHGDIFMFDKLDELNEETSHEETTKFVESDRQDIDMEKGWAASQTSGTNSSHVGYGEMATCTRCGNVFKVMDVDRQGDYCEECGLLLSICSAGPVTQTLQEAHQQDEITANCKSYAESGTSIASDCVEYREEASLGHQFNDEPPADCIKACSPLQSMVDTNEEMLLAHEVMNHTKNIKPYHVDDSLRNNNDISFHPFKVSDNQQASAEHEHFRDQINSHSESLPQCLPELNRQHNDSISQTASGDNYQLGSTAYSSPKVENTDATGISVLLLQKSSSNKWPVVEGRTLSATNILCSEPYYTRDSISAMRRSFGRDSSSATSSIDLGSSRQSDVRFERLRSGKRGDFEKARMSSTMSHQSVASVSDMSISGSSASLCPQSDVIGDTCFPIDTLERSASRTTVSIEEHDSSCMDALSSGMECSSAVQPIINDEILVDLNTSGFHRLSETEDILIKNHNMEMVADNDHLSTNLCLSDIEMPSDALESSAAEESYIPKTEEDTSTKAHCYTISTLEHPSDENNFDDLQMQSEAVQSSNEENKSNGCCTLAVSEDDVLVSGTDTNIKELPNDAESPEAVEGSRKEIQRCFTLEEATDTILLCSSIVHDLAYKAATIALDHEQERVHAEPTRPSVTIVGKSIPKEDGLLKLTHRRTPNRKVKRKRLEGETTITENAEKKDDISTDHSPVRSSSGITRTSESMKPPKLESKCNCIIM